A stretch of Halarcobacter mediterraneus DNA encodes these proteins:
- a CDS encoding non-canonical purine NTP pyrophosphatase — MKIVLASGNKGKIEEFKTLLPSCEIVTYKELLGDIEIIEDKDSFKGNA; from the coding sequence ATGAAAATTGTTTTAGCTAGTGGAAATAAAGGAAAAATTGAAGAGTTTAAAACACTTCTTCCTTCATGTGAAATAGTTACATATAAAGAGTTATTAGGAGATATTGAGATTATTGAAGATAAAGATAGTTTCAAAGGCAATGCT